In the Fusobacterium sp. FSA-380-WT-3A genome, one interval contains:
- a CDS encoding AEC family transporter: protein MDFNKIISLQGMLFLLILTGFFARKKNIIPKTSGEVMTDLLINIILPCNIIDSFRTELDMDVLVNFVKLFFLALGIQFFAIGINFFIYRNQDIEKQKVLKYVTVLSNAGFMGIAVIDGIYGSIGCMYGAISLISQRALLWSVGLAYFTNASSKKELIKKILTHPCLVTVYIGILIMVFQIPFPEFLGGAIKSIGKTTTPFSMMLVGVILGEMKNVKNFFSKIIIFFSSIRLIILPLIVFIVGKLLNFDDIIIGVQVLITGMPAASTSAILASKYNGDVDFATQCILVTSMLSMITIPIWCMILKV, encoded by the coding sequence ATGGATTTTAATAAAATAATTTCATTACAAGGAATGTTATTTTTATTAATACTTACAGGTTTTTTTGCAAGAAAGAAAAATATTATACCTAAAACTTCTGGGGAAGTAATGACAGATTTATTAATTAACATAATACTTCCATGTAATATAATAGATTCCTTCAGAACAGAATTAGATATGGATGTTTTAGTAAATTTTGTAAAATTATTTTTCTTAGCTCTAGGAATACAATTTTTTGCTATTGGAATAAATTTCTTTATATACAGAAATCAAGATATAGAAAAACAAAAAGTTTTAAAATATGTAACAGTTCTTTCAAATGCCGGTTTTATGGGAATAGCTGTAATAGATGGAATATATGGAAGTATTGGTTGTATGTATGGAGCTATATCTTTAATATCTCAAAGAGCTCTTTTATGGTCAGTAGGTTTAGCTTATTTTACTAATGCAAGTTCTAAAAAAGAATTGATTAAAAAAATTCTTACTCATCCTTGCTTAGTAACTGTTTATATAGGAATTTTAATAATGGTATTTCAAATACCTTTTCCAGAATTTTTAGGAGGAGCTATAAAAAGTATTGGAAAAACTACAACACCTTTTTCAATGATGTTAGTAGGAGTTATACTTGGAGAAATGAAAAATGTTAAAAACTTCTTTTCTAAAATAATTATATTTTTTTCAAGTATAAGGCTTATAATCTTACCATTAATAGTTTTTATAGTTGGAAAACTTTTAAATTTTGATGATATTATAATTGGGGTTCAAGTATTAATTACAGGAATGCCAGCAGCTAGTACATCAGCAATACTAGCTAGTAAATATAATGGGGATGTGGATTTTGCAACACAATGTATATTAGTAACATCAATGTTATCTATGATAACTATACCAATCTGGTGTATGATATTAAAAGTTTAG
- a CDS encoding Na+/H+ antiporter NhaC family protein, whose amino-acid sequence MKKIGFLGLLGVILFYVFYTKFTLGLIVIGVYFLFVLLSLKKKNTIDSIVNVSIEYSKKSKIVLMVFMFVGALTASWLASGTIPGIIYYGIKFINPNLFIFFSFLITSIVAFFLGSSFGAASTIGVALMAIARSGNIDVNIVGATIISGIYFGDRWSPLSSSANLVASLTGIDIYTNLKNMIKSMIVPYILTSIFYIFLSKNYVLNTSESNLLVLLEDVYNIDVRFIFIPVISIIVFSLLRINVRKSMAVSIVLASIVAIFVQGENILKIFEYLLLGFYKFKGTSLETIIKGGGIKSMLNASALIIVSCSLVGVFEQLNILNYIKAKIQNVKTRGELFRNTILVSIITGIVGANQTIAVIMTEQIIESVYDDKKIERKDLAKDIENTAIVIPAITPTNIACYVPCTMLGISNVQFIPFAVYIWLIPLCTYIYYRFILKNKEF is encoded by the coding sequence ATGAAAAAAATAGGTTTTTTAGGTTTACTTGGGGTGATACTTTTTTATGTATTTTATACTAAATTTACTTTAGGTCTAATTGTAATAGGAGTATATTTTTTATTTGTACTTTTATCTTTAAAAAAGAAAAACACAATAGATTCCATAGTAAATGTATCTATTGAATATAGTAAAAAATCAAAAATAGTTTTAATGGTATTTATGTTTGTAGGGGCTTTGACAGCTAGTTGGTTAGCCTCTGGAACAATACCAGGAATTATTTATTATGGAATAAAATTTATAAATCCTAACCTTTTTATATTTTTCTCATTTTTAATAACAAGTATTGTGGCTTTTTTCTTAGGAAGTTCTTTTGGAGCAGCAAGTACAATAGGGGTAGCTCTTATGGCTATTGCTAGAAGTGGAAATATAGATGTAAATATAGTGGGAGCTACAATAATTTCAGGAATATATTTTGGAGATAGATGGTCACCACTTTCTTCAAGTGCCAATCTTGTAGCTAGTCTTACAGGAATAGATATTTATACAAACTTAAAAAATATGATAAAATCAATGATAGTTCCTTATATTTTAACAAGTATTTTTTATATTTTTCTTTCAAAAAATTATGTTTTAAATACAAGTGAAAGTAATCTTTTAGTTTTATTAGAAGATGTTTACAATATAGATGTGAGATTTATATTTATCCCTGTAATATCTATAATTGTTTTCTCTTTGCTTAGAATAAATGTAAGAAAATCTATGGCAGTAAGTATAGTTTTAGCTTCAATAGTGGCTATATTTGTACAAGGAGAAAATATTTTAAAAATATTTGAATATTTATTACTTGGTTTTTACAAATTTAAAGGAACATCTTTAGAAACAATTATAAAAGGTGGAGGGATAAAATCAATGTTAAATGCTTCAGCTCTTATAATTGTATCATGCTCTTTAGTTGGTGTATTTGAACAACTTAATATTTTAAATTATATAAAAGCAAAAATTCAAAATGTAAAAACTAGAGGGGAATTATTTAGAAATACAATATTAGTAAGTATAATAACAGGAATAGTAGGAGCAAATCAAACTATTGCTGTTATAATGACAGAACAGATTATAGAAAGTGTCTATGATGATAAAAAAATTGAGAGAAAAGATTTGGCAAAGGACATAGAAAATACAGCTATTGTAATACCAGCTATCACTCCAACAAATATAGCTTGTTATGTACCTTGTACAATGCTTGGAATTAGTAATGTACAATTTATTCCTTTTGCTGTATATATTTGGTTAATTCCTCTATGTACATATATTTATTATAGATTTATATTAAAAAATAAAGAATTTTAG
- the aroF gene encoding 3-deoxy-7-phosphoheptulonate synthase, producing the protein MYIKFKENTQEIFLDKIKKFIEKRKLGVLDIEDNGIRKFGILGNQKSNLKEELLNNQEIKDVIDEILEISVPYKFSSREFKKSDTIIKVKDVEIGGDDFVLIAGPCSVENREMVMKIAKEIKKNGGKILRGGAFKPRTSPYDFQGLEEEGLIYMREACDKYGLILCTEIMDGKNIDMICKYADILQVGTRNMQNFSLLKDLGKVDKPILLKRGMSATITEFLMAVEYLIAYGNKNIILCERGIRTFERMTRNTIDINAIALIKEICHFPILIDGSHGTGIRNLVEPITLAGIMAGANGCMIEVHENPCCALSDGDQTLDFNQFKNTSKKIFKTYKFKKSL; encoded by the coding sequence ATGTATATAAAATTTAAGGAAAATACACAAGAGATATTTTTAGATAAAATAAAAAAGTTTATAGAAAAAAGAAAACTTGGAGTTTTAGATATTGAAGATAATGGAATTAGAAAATTTGGGATTTTAGGAAATCAAAAATCAAATCTAAAAGAGGAGCTTTTAAATAATCAAGAGATAAAAGATGTTATAGATGAGATTTTAGAAATATCTGTTCCCTATAAATTTTCTAGTAGAGAGTTTAAAAAATCAGATACTATTATAAAAGTTAAAGATGTGGAAATTGGTGGAGATGATTTTGTTCTTATAGCAGGCCCATGTTCTGTAGAAAATAGAGAGATGGTTATGAAGATAGCCAAAGAAATAAAGAAAAATGGTGGAAAAATTTTAAGAGGTGGAGCTTTTAAACCAAGAACTTCTCCTTATGATTTTCAAGGTTTAGAGGAAGAGGGATTAATCTATATGAGGGAAGCTTGTGACAAATATGGATTAATTCTTTGTACAGAGATAATGGATGGAAAAAATATAGATATGATTTGTAAATATGCTGATATTTTACAGGTTGGAACAAGAAATATGCAAAATTTTTCTTTACTAAAAGATTTAGGAAAAGTTGATAAGCCAATACTTTTAAAAAGAGGCATGAGTGCTACTATTACAGAGTTTTTAATGGCTGTAGAATATTTGATTGCTTATGGAAATAAAAATATTATTCTTTGTGAAAGAGGAATTAGAACTTTTGAGAGAATGACAAGAAATACAATAGATATAAATGCTATTGCTCTTATAAAGGAAATCTGTCATTTTCCTATTTTAATTGATGGAAGTCATGGGACAGGAATAAGAAATTTAGTAGAGCCAATAACTTTAGCTGGTATTATGGCTGGTGCTAATGGTTGTATGATAGAGGTTCATGAAAATCCATGTTGTGCTTTATCTGATGGAGACCAAACTTTAGATTTTAATCAATTTAAAAATACTTCTAAAAAAATATTTAAAACTTATAAATTTAAGAAAAGTTTATAA
- a CDS encoding cell wall metabolism sensor histidine kinase WalK yields the protein MKIKTKILLLTSSIITVILVSILGFNQFAFEKYYLNIKKKKLISVVDFIKRPDFFVDFTKLEEENNIKIFLTKHEFLDETNFPLNKEEIKDIFENGSIIYKITNEKYSPDRKLLLVTKYDKELLLVMFSPLSTVIEPVEIINGIYIKLILFALAFGYLMSLLLTKILSNPIISMVNTAKKVAELDFSERFNFSGNDEIGELGRNLNIMEENLKKNFELLKKDIEIEKENEKTRKQFISNISHELKTPIAIINNYTEGLREGIADDEETRNFYLDTILEETENMSNLVNSLLFLSRSERNFLEFNPTTFDIKVIINSEIERLSKIYPDKIFKNNFKGHKFLGDSKTFSVIIKNLLENACKYSEDEFIYIFTDNNTFKISNKSSLDESLIDKIWIPFYRVDSARDRTSGTGLGLAIVKELLEKQNFKFGAFKEEDKIVFWIKGGEK from the coding sequence ATGAAAATAAAAACTAAAATCCTTTTACTTACCTCCTCGATTATTACAGTTATTTTAGTATCAATATTGGGATTTAATCAATTTGCTTTTGAAAAATATTATCTTAATATAAAAAAGAAAAAACTTATTTCTGTTGTTGATTTTATTAAAAGACCTGATTTTTTTGTAGATTTTACAAAATTAGAAGAAGAAAATAACATTAAAATTTTCTTAACAAAGCATGAATTTTTAGATGAAACTAATTTTCCACTAAATAAAGAGGAAATTAAAGATATTTTTGAAAATGGAAGTATTATTTATAAGATTACTAATGAGAAATATTCTCCTGATAGAAAATTATTACTTGTAACAAAGTATGATAAAGAACTTCTATTAGTTATGTTTTCACCTCTTAGTACTGTTATAGAGCCTGTTGAAATAATTAATGGTATCTATATAAAGTTAATTTTATTTGCTTTAGCCTTTGGATATCTTATGTCATTATTACTTACAAAAATTTTAAGTAATCCTATTATTTCTATGGTGAATACAGCTAAAAAAGTTGCTGAACTTGATTTTTCAGAAAGATTTAATTTTTCTGGTAATGATGAAATTGGAGAATTAGGAAGAAATCTTAATATAATGGAAGAAAATCTTAAGAAAAATTTTGAACTATTAAAAAAGGATATAGAAATAGAAAAAGAAAATGAAAAAACTAGAAAACAATTTATATCTAATATAAGTCACGAATTAAAAACTCCTATAGCCATTATCAATAACTATACAGAGGGACTTCGTGAAGGAATTGCTGATGATGAAGAAACTAGAAATTTTTATTTAGATACTATTTTAGAAGAAACAGAAAATATGAGTAATCTTGTTAATTCATTATTATTTCTCTCTCGTTCTGAAAGAAATTTTTTAGAATTTAATCCTACAACTTTTGATATTAAAGTTATTATCAATAGTGAGATTGAGAGATTGAGTAAAATATATCCTGATAAAATTTTTAAAAATAATTTTAAAGGACATAAATTTTTAGGAGATTCTAAGACTTTTTCAGTGATTATAAAAAATCTCTTAGAAAATGCTTGTAAATATTCAGAGGACGAATTTATTTACATTTTTACTGATAATAATACTTTTAAAATATCAAATAAATCCTCTTTAGATGAATCTTTAATAGATAAAATTTGGATACCTTTTTATAGGGTTGACTCTGCTAGAGATAGAACTTCTGGTACAGGACTTGGACTTGCAATTGTAAAAGAGTTATTAGAAAAACAAAATTTTAAATTTGGTGCTTTCAAGGAAGAAGATAAAATTGTATTTTGGATAAAAGGAGGAGAAAAATGA
- a CDS encoding ATP-dependent DNA helicase, with protein sequence MENLNERQKEVVNQIDGPVLVIAGPGSGKTKTMIERVAHILNQKGVEPENILLATFTEKASKELISRISKKIKNTMDISGMYIGTIHSICLRIIDENLEYSFLEKNYKIFDDLEQRFFIYSKIKEFEKIEGYREFILTTESSGAWKKAGEFQKWIDRINEEGLSNKKILDTTDENIKFLKRLHKRYVELLREENGVDFSNIQLECYRILSENPEVLRKLQEKIKYIMIDEYQDTNKIQEKLFFLIAGDRKNICVVGDDDQGIYRFRGATVRNILEFQKNFKEGQCKKVELNINYRSNQDIIEFCEKWMEGTNWDNWRYKKEIISGREDINQCSGVVKISVNGSQRQWNEKIYKFISYLKASRKIDDYNQIAFLFRSFKDSKIKYLVEYLEKNGIKVYCPRSGNFFERDEIRFVIGFLLCIFHQGKDYLLEQYYNECYIYARKEIVLDEEAVEYIKDIREKITDMVENENSQEKIGSFLDIFYNLFNFKCFLKYINLFEEDILQNRTTYNLGIFSDILLKFDILCKVGDINKKNLKKVSDYFFNHHLKYLKEIKLHEYESEETPKGAVSFLTIHQAKGLEFPIVIIGSLDNEPHVFDTPQKKLEFEILEEFEPKSKIDIYDFYRLYYTGFSRAKNLLALTCIESQGDYKVPKPIFKKVYDELNDIRSENFKYHRLEIDKIDESKRKDIFSFTSHIALYEKCPLLYNFFRKYKFVEKSTREAIIGVLAHDTLEYINKNLKRNNLITIEEIKDEYYKNYNNILRQNTIKIDEKIISKLLENIIKYFIEYKNITSFIKENEIKISFIRENYIIEGIADLVLEKDGEIEIIDFKTGRVAQDISSYEAQLRIYAYLIGEKYKKTVKRARLFYINEREDRKIIEIDISQEAITETIKNFDIVTNKILNNYFDCDELKKERCENCFLKKYCEKTL encoded by the coding sequence ATGGAAAATCTTAATGAAAGACAAAAGGAAGTTGTAAATCAAATAGATGGACCTGTTTTGGTTATAGCTGGTCCTGGTTCTGGAAAAACAAAAACAATGATAGAGAGGGTGGCTCATATATTAAATCAAAAAGGAGTTGAGCCAGAAAATATTTTACTTGCTACTTTTACAGAAAAAGCTTCAAAAGAGCTCATAAGTAGAATATCTAAAAAAATAAAAAATACTATGGATATAAGTGGAATGTATATTGGAACTATACATTCCATTTGTTTAAGAATAATTGACGAAAATTTAGAATATTCATTTTTGGAGAAAAATTATAAAATATTTGATGATTTAGAGCAGAGATTTTTTATCTATTCAAAAATTAAAGAATTTGAAAAAATAGAAGGATATAGAGAATTTATATTGACTACAGAAAGTAGTGGAGCCTGGAAAAAGGCTGGAGAATTTCAAAAATGGATAGATAGAATAAATGAAGAGGGATTATCTAATAAGAAAATTTTAGATACTACTGATGAGAATATAAAATTTTTAAAAAGATTACATAAAAGATATGTAGAGCTTTTGAGAGAGGAAAATGGAGTAGATTTCTCAAATATTCAATTAGAATGTTATAGAATTTTAAGTGAAAATCCAGAGGTATTAAGAAAATTACAAGAAAAAATAAAATATATAATGATAGATGAATATCAAGACACTAATAAAATACAAGAAAAATTATTTTTTCTGATAGCAGGAGATAGAAAAAATATCTGTGTAGTAGGTGATGATGATCAAGGGATATATAGATTTCGTGGGGCAACTGTGAGAAATATATTAGAATTTCAAAAAAATTTTAAAGAGGGACAATGTAAAAAAGTAGAACTTAATATAAATTATCGTTCTAACCAAGATATAATAGAGTTTTGTGAAAAATGGATGGAAGGGACAAATTGGGATAATTGGAGATATAAAAAGGAAATTATTTCAGGTAGAGAGGATATAAACCAATGTAGTGGAGTGGTAAAAATATCTGTAAATGGTTCTCAAAGACAGTGGAATGAAAAAATTTATAAATTTATAAGTTATTTAAAAGCTAGTAGAAAAATAGATGATTACAATCAAATAGCTTTTTTATTTAGAAGTTTTAAAGATAGTAAGATAAAATATTTAGTAGAATATTTAGAAAAAAATGGAATAAAAGTTTATTGTCCACGTTCTGGAAATTTTTTTGAAAGAGATGAAATAAGATTTGTAATAGGTTTTTTACTTTGTATTTTTCATCAAGGAAAAGACTATCTTTTGGAGCAGTATTATAATGAATGTTATATATATGCTAGAAAAGAAATAGTATTAGATGAAGAAGCTGTAGAGTATATAAAAGATATAAGAGAAAAAATAACTGATATGGTGGAAAATGAAAATTCTCAAGAAAAAATAGGAAGCTTTTTAGATATATTTTATAATCTTTTTAATTTTAAATGTTTCTTAAAGTATATAAATCTTTTTGAAGAGGATATTTTACAAAATAGGACAACTTATAATTTAGGGATATTTTCAGATATTTTATTAAAATTTGATATACTTTGTAAAGTTGGTGATATTAATAAGAAAAATCTAAAAAAAGTAAGTGATTACTTTTTTAATCATCATTTGAAATATTTAAAAGAAATAAAACTTCATGAATATGAAAGTGAGGAAACTCCAAAGGGAGCAGTATCTTTTTTAACTATTCATCAAGCTAAAGGATTAGAATTCCCAATAGTTATAATTGGTTCTTTAGATAATGAACCTCATGTATTTGATACTCCACAAAAAAAATTAGAGTTTGAAATATTAGAGGAGTTTGAACCAAAATCAAAGATAGATATTTATGATTTTTATAGATTATATTATACTGGATTTTCTAGAGCAAAAAATCTATTAGCTTTAACATGTATAGAAAGTCAAGGAGATTATAAAGTTCCTAAACCAATATTTAAAAAAGTTTATGATGAATTAAATGATATAAGAAGTGAGAATTTTAAATATCACAGATTAGAAATAGATAAAATAGATGAAAGCAAAAGAAAAGATATATTTTCTTTTACTTCTCATATAGCTTTATATGAAAAATGTCCTCTATTATATAATTTCTTTAGAAAATATAAATTTGTAGAAAAAAGTACAAGAGAAGCTATAATTGGAGTATTGGCTCATGATACTTTAGAATATATAAATAAAAATTTAAAGAGAAATAATCTAATAACAATTGAAGAAATTAAAGATGAATATTATAAAAATTACAATAATATTTTAAGACAAAATACAATAAAAATAGATGAAAAAATTATTTCAAAACTTCTAGAAAATATAATAAAATATTTTATAGAATATAAAAATATAACAAGTTTTATAAAAGAAAATGAAATAAAAATTTCTTTCATAAGAGAGAACTATATCATAGAAGGAATAGCAGATTTAGTACTTGAAAAAGATGGAGAAATTGAAATAATTGATTTTAAAACAGGAAGAGTAGCACAAGACATAAGTAGTTATGAAGCACAGCTTAGAATATATGCTTATCTAATAGGTGAAAAATATAAAAAAACTGTAAAAAGAGCTAGATTATTTTATATTAATGAAAGAGAAGATAGAAAAATAATTGAAATAGATATTAGTCAAGAAGCTATAACTGAAACTATTAAAAATTTTGATATTGTTACCAATAAAATTTTAAACAATTATTTTGATTGTGATGAATTAAAAAAAGAAAGATGTGAAAATTGTTTTTTAAAAAAATATTGTGAAAAAACTTTGTGA